The following are encoded together in the Opitutus sp. ER46 genome:
- a CDS encoding HAD-IIIA family hydrolase, with amino-acid sequence MASPKRSASRSAAAAPARADWARVRLFAMDVDGVLTDGTVLISSDGTEAKSFSILDGMGLRQLGRAGVAVAWISGRPSKATTRRARELEIPFLMQGRTDKLTALLELADELGLKAANCAYMGDDVIDAPAIAWAGVGIAPPGAMPAAQEAATYLTQRPAGLGAVREVCDHILTARLPRVGNRQQRAQTNRK; translated from the coding sequence ATGGCCTCCCCGAAACGCTCCGCCTCCCGCTCCGCCGCCGCGGCGCCTGCCCGCGCCGATTGGGCGCGCGTCCGCCTGTTCGCGATGGATGTCGATGGCGTGCTCACCGACGGGACCGTCCTGATCTCTTCCGACGGCACCGAGGCAAAGTCGTTCTCCATTCTTGATGGCATGGGCCTGCGCCAGCTCGGGCGCGCCGGCGTGGCCGTGGCGTGGATCAGCGGGCGTCCGTCGAAGGCCACCACCCGCCGCGCCCGGGAGCTTGAGATTCCGTTCCTGATGCAGGGCCGCACCGACAAGCTCACCGCGCTGCTCGAATTGGCGGACGAACTCGGGCTCAAGGCGGCGAACTGCGCCTACATGGGCGATGATGTGATTGACGCGCCCGCGATCGCGTGGGCCGGTGTCGGCATTGCCCCTCCCGGCGCGATGCCCGCGGCGCAGGAAGCGGCCACGTATCTCACCCAGCGCCCGGCCGGGCTGGGCGCAGTGCGCGAGGTGTGCGATCACATCCTGACCGCCCGGTTGCCCCGAGTGGGGAACCGCCAGCAGCGCGCACAGACCAACCGGAAATGA